CCTGGAGACGGGCGGCCGACAGGTGCGTTTCGATCCGCAGACCGGAGAGCGCGCTTACCTGTCCGATGCCGAAGTCTCCGACGCGATCAACGACGCGCGGCGTGCGGTGGACCAATGGTGTGCGCCGCAGACGGCGCAGCGATAGTCGCCAGCTGCCGGGGCGGTCAGCGACGGGTGCGCCCCCTGTCGACTGCCGCCGCCCGCTTTTCCGCCACGCGTCGGCGACGCGCGTCCCGTGCGTGCGCGACCAGGGGCCGGTAGATCTCCACGCGGTCGCGGTCGCGCAGCGGTGTTTCCAGCGGCGCGAGCCGGCCGAATATTCCAATGCTGGCAGCTTCGAGTTCGATCTCTGGGCATCGTTCGAGGATGCCGGAGCCGCGAATGGCATCCCCTATCCGTGCACCCTCCGGCAGCCGCAGGGACAGCACGATCTGCTCGCCCGGGCGCGCATAGGCCACTTCGACGTGGATGAAGCTGCTTTCCGCCTTCATCCGGGGTAGATCTGTTCGGCGCGACGGGTAAACGCATCGACGAACGTGTTGGCGATGTGGCTGAACACCGGGCCGACCAGCTTCTCCAGGACCTTGCTCGAAAACTCGTACTCCAGGCGGAAGTCGATCTTGCACGCCGCATCCCCCAGCGGCAGAAAGCGCCAGGTGCCGTGAAGGCGCCGGAACGGACCGCTCACCAGCCGGATGTCGATCACGTGCGGGCGATCGTTCGCGTTCTCGGTGCTGAAGCTCTGCTTGACGCCGTGATAGTTGATCTGGAGCGTGGCGCGTGTGGTCGTGCCGTCCCGGAAGTCGACGTGCGCCTTGCCGCACCACGGCAGGAACTCGGGGTAGCGCTCCGGCTGCTCCACGAGGTCGTACATCTGCGACGGCGTGAACGGCACGAGGACCGTTTTCTCGACTAGGGCCATGAGCCTCCGCTGGGTTTGCACGGCCCGTGGCTCGAGGCCTCGTGCAGTTGGTACACCGGCGCAATTCTATGCAACACTGCGGCGCCATGAGCATCGTACAAAACAAGAAAGCTTTTCACGACTACTTCATCGAGGACCGCTTCGAGGCCGGCATCGCGCTCGAAGGCTGGGAGGTCAAGGCGATTCGTGCGGGTCGCGCACAACTCAAGGAAGCGTACGTCGTGATCCGCAGCGAGGAGATCTACCTCATCGGCAGTCACATCACGCCGCTGCTCGCGGCATCGACGCACGTCGCGCCCGATGCCACGCGCACCCGCAAGCTCCTGCTGCGTGGCGAGGAGATCCGCCGCCTGATCGGCAAGGTGGAGCGCGCGGGATACACGCTGGTCCCGCTCGACCTGCACTACAGCCGTGGTCGCGTGAAACTGGCGATCGGGCTTGCCAAGGGCAAGAAACAGCACGACAAGCGTCAGGCGGAACGCGAACGCGAATGGCAGCGCGACAAGCAGCGACTCATGCGAAACAAGTGATCGCAGCGGCAGAAAGAGCCGCGCGTGGCGTGTCGAATACGTCCGGCACTCGGCAAAACGCGAAGCCCGCAGGCTTCGCTCGACAGACGGATGCCTGCGCGCGTCGCCGGGAACTACGCAGCAAGTTTTCGGACGGGGGCTTTCTGCCTGATTGGCACAAATCAGTCGACTGATGTTTTGTGCCTGTTGACGCTCGACAATCTGCTGAGTTCATGGGGTGGCCGATGGGACTCGAACCCACGACAACCGGAATCACAATTAGGAACGAAAGCTCACTACAGTCTATTGTATTTATTGGTGAAACATCTTTACGAAAAGCGGATTATTTCGAAGTATGTCGAAGAAAAAATCCTTAAGAATCACCGGGGCTGGTCTGGATTTTCCGTCGCAGATTCGACAAATTCCACGTCCCCGTGGTTTGCCCGATCCCCTCAGCCCCGTTGCTTGCAAAGACTCACTACCGCCTCCGTCCCTCGCTTATCCTTCCCCCGATCCGTCTTTCTGCTCGACCCGACGCGCCACCGGCTTCTTGACGCTCCGGCTAGCCAGTGCAATTTCCAGCGCCGTTTCGAGCCGAATGATCCGCTCAGTCAGGCCCTCGATCTTATCCTGCTGCGTCTTCATAGTCGCCGCCATGCGCTCCACCTGGTCGTTCATCCTGATGACCGTTGTGATGGCGTCCCACATCCTGTCTCCGACACCCATCAGGCGACCTTTCTCCGCGCTTCGAGCGCAGCAATTCGCTTGTTGGATGCCTCGACAAAGGCCAGGGCGTCCTCGATGGCGGCGCTCGCCTGTGCGGTAGTCTTAGCCATCTGTTCGATCATACCCTCCAGAATCTTCTCATCCTCGGAGGGGCGGAACGAATCAGCCGCTCGGCGCAGGAATTCCCCCATCGACAGACCGGCCGACTTTGCCCTTGCGGCGATCCGGTCTTTCTCCTCGGCGGTCACGAGGACCGGTATGCGTTCCGTTGCGGATCCCATTTTAATCTCCTTATGGTCATGTGCTGCACATGGCCATTATAGGCGAGGATGGAATTTGAGCAAGCGGTTTCCGATCGACCGCATCACCGCACGGAACTGCCCCTTTGTGAGTATCTCGGCCGATCGCGACCTACCGCCTCTACTCGGGGCTGCTCGCGCTACGGGCTGCGCAACCCCTCGTCGAGGGAGCGGATCACCGGGTAGAGCAGATAGGACATGACGGTGCGGTCGCCGAAGACGACTTCCGCGGTGAGCGTCATGCCGGGCAGGAAGCGAATGTCCGCCGGCACGCCTTCCAGCTTCTTGTCCTCCAGCGTCACACGCGCGAGGTAGAACGCCTCACGGCCGGCGTCCTGTTCTTCTGCCGCGCCTTGAGGCCGCACGAAGGAGTCCTCGCTCACCGTGCGCACGCGGCCCTTGATGACGCCATACTGCTGGAACGGAAACGCGTCGAGCTTGATGCGCGCCGGGTCGCCGACGCGCAGATAGCTGATGTAGCGCGCGTCGATCTGCACCTCGGCTTCCAGCGGTGCGTCGAGCGGGACCAAGGTTAGCAGCGGCTCCGCTTCCTTCAGCACTGACCCCACCGAGCGCTTGGCGAGCTCCTGCACCACCCCGTTGGCCGGCGCCGTCACCACCGTGAGCTCGGTCTTGCGCTCGGCCTTGAGCTGATCGGCCGCGGCATCGCGATCGCGCTTCACTACCACCAGCTCTTCCATCACCTTCTCGCGCCAGTCACGGGAGAAGGCAGCGCGGTCGGCCTCCAGCTTGGCGATCTCGCGCTGGAGCTGGCTCGAGGTGTTCAAGAGTTGCTCGAGATCGCGCTCAGTCTGCAGCCGATCACGCTGGGTTTCCAGCACCTTGAGCTTCGGCACGTAGTTACCCTCGCGCAAGGACTCGTGCATGCGCTGGATCTCGAGGTTCTTCTGCAGGCGCTCGCGCAGCACGGCCTCCTCGCGCTTGTTGCCGGCGATAGCGGTCTTGAGCCGCTTGATGTTCTCGTCGAGCGAGGTCGAGGCTCGCATGCCGCACGGTCAGCTGCGACAGGTCGGAGCTCGCAAACGTCGGGTCGAAGGTCGCGAGTCGTGCGCCCTTCTTGACGATCTGGCCGACCTGCACATCGATGCTGCGGATCATCGACGGCTCCAGCGGCTGCACGACGATGGTCGGGGTGGTGGTGATCAGCTTGCCGCGACTGACGGCAATGCGGTCGACTTTGGCGAACGACGCCCAGGTGGCCGCCGTGAGGATCAGGCCGACGAGCACGTAGAGCGTCGCGCGCGCCTGCCACGGCATCGGCTCTTTTTCGATCGCTTCGGCGTCGGACAGGAAGCCGCTGCGGTCGGCCGCGCTCAGGGGATCGTCTGCCATCTACAGATGCTTCGTCTGCTGCGTCCACAGACGCTGATAGATCGGACAGCGCCGCACGAGCTCCGCGTGCGTGCCGACGTCGGCGACGCGCCCCTGATCGAGGACGACGATGCGATCGCATTGCACCAGGGTGGTCAGCCGGTGCGAGATAATGAGGAGGCTCACATCGCTTTCGGCGGCCAACAAGTAAGCGAGGGGAGAATTGCCGCCACACTTTGGCCCGAGGCCGATGGAGATTCTGCGGAACAGTCACTCGCGACGACGCTGTTCCGGTTGCGCAAGTTGCTTCGGCACGACGTGATACGCCGACAAGAGGGAAAGCTCACCCTAGACGCGGACGTCTGCTGGGTCGATTGCCAGGAGTTGGACCGCGTGTTGAGTATGAACGACTCAGACATGCTGGACGAAGATGCTATGAACAGGCGCTCACGCTCTACCGCGCGCCGTTTCTGAGTCAAGAGGACGACGTGCCGTGGTCTCTCCCCCTGCGCGAGAACCTACATGTGAAGCTGGTCTCTCGTATCCTGGCTTGGGCTGGCCAGGCCGAAGAGAACACCCAGATGGAAACCGCCCTGTCCCTCTACCAACGTGGCCTGGAGACCGACGACCTCGTGGAAGACTTCTACCGCGGCTTGATGCGCAGCTACTCGAAACGCGAGGAATGGTCCGCAGCGATTAAGGTTTATCGGCGATGCCAAAAGGTCCTGTCCGCGAGGATGGGAGTCGAGCCCTCGTCGGCAACGAAGAGACTTTACATGTCGGTTCTGGAATCCAGCCAGACCGAAGATGCTAAATAGGCGGCACCCGTACTTAACGGACGGAGCAGTGGAGTACCTACACCCCGAAGTGCCGTAGCGCAAAGGACATAAGCCCTCGGGGGTGCCGGCTTACCTCCTGTTACGTTGCCGATTCATTGAGCTACAAGGGTCTGGGTGGTGACGTCTGTCGCAACGGCCACCTAAGACCCTGCCGATCAACCCCGCCTGCGCGGCGCGAGGGGCAGAGCCCAGGGAGCATTCCATCCGGCGAACCTCATCCCCGCGGGTGACGATGCGCAAGCCGGACGCTTTGCAGAAAGTCTCCATGACCTTCTTCACTACTGGATACGAGGCTTGCACTCGCACGAATCACCTGAGCGAGCTTGGCGCCGCTCAGCGTGAAGTGCAGGATTTTATTCGCGTGATAGAAGATGTCGCAGAGCAACTTCGGGTTGATCGGTTCCGCGACTTCGAAGGCGAAAGGTCTTGTCGTAGTGCCCGTAGAGGGCGCACCGCGTTGATGGTCTGCCAAGCGATCAGCATTGCCATCACCATCGTATTGCCGACCCTGGTGGCGAGCTTTAGCGCCAGCCGCCTGAGTTCAGGGTTGG
This window of the Betaproteobacteria bacterium genome carries:
- a CDS encoding HlyD family type I secretion periplasmic adaptor subunit — translated: MRASTSLDENIKRLKTAIAGNKREEAVLRERLQKNLEIQRMHESLREGNYVPKLKVLETQRDRLQTERDLEQLLNTSSQLQREIAKLEADRAAFSRDWREKVMEELVVVKRDRDAAADQLKAERKTELTVVTAPANGVVQELAKRSVGSVLKEAEPLLTLVPLDAPLEAEVQIDARYISYLRVGDPARIKLDAFPFQQYGVIKGRVRTVSEDSFVRPQGAAEEQDAGREAFYLARVTLEDKKLEGVPADIRFLPGMTLTAEVVFGDRTVMSYLLYPVIRSLDEGLRSP
- a CDS encoding RnfH family protein, with the translated sequence MKAESSFIHVEVAYARPGEQIVLSLRLPEGARIGDAIRGSGILERCPEIELEAASIGIFGRLAPLETPLRDRDRVEIYRPLVAHARDARRRRVAEKRAAAVDRGRTRR
- a CDS encoding type II toxin-antitoxin system RatA family toxin, yielding MALVEKTVLVPFTPSQMYDLVEQPERYPEFLPWCGKAHVDFRDGTTTRATLQINYHGVKQSFSTENANDRPHVIDIRLVSGPFRRLHGTWRFLPLGDAACKIDFRLEYEFSSKVLEKLVGPVFSHIANTFVDAFTRRAEQIYPG
- the smpB gene encoding SsrA-binding protein SmpB, giving the protein MSIVQNKKAFHDYFIEDRFEAGIALEGWEVKAIRAGRAQLKEAYVVIRSEEIYLIGSHITPLLAASTHVAPDATRTRKLLLRGEEIRRLIGKVERAGYTLVPLDLHYSRGRVKLAIGLAKGKKQHDKRQAEREREWQRDKQRLMRNK
- a CDS encoding bacterial transcriptional activator domain-containing protein encodes the protein MPGVGPRVEYERLRHAGRRCYEQALTLYRAPFLSQEDDVPWSLPLRENLHVKLVSRILAWAGQAEENTQMETALSLYQRGLETDDLVEDFYRGLMRSYSKREEWSAAIKVYRRCQKVLSARMGVEPSSATKRLYMSVLESSQTEDAK